A single Bosea sp. PAMC 26642 DNA region contains:
- a CDS encoding AAA family ATPase → MPSAVPASIDATLALLQSQGYVADRSLATVLFLALRMKRPLLLEGEAGTGKTEIAKTLSVALGRKLIRLQCYEGLDLASAVYEWNYAGQMMAIRLAEAGGTSGDRERLESDVFSERYLVKRPLLQALEPQEGGPPILLIDELDRTDEAFEAFLLEVLADSQVTIPELGTIKAAEPPIVILTSNRTREIHDALKRRCLYHWVGYPDAARELAILKARAPQAPAKLAKQVVAFVQAIRKEELFKAPGVAETLDWASALVELDAVALDPALVSDTLGALLKYQDDIQAMQGSKVRELLDQVKAEAGR, encoded by the coding sequence ATGCCCTCTGCCGTTCCCGCTTCCATCGACGCCACGCTGGCCCTGCTGCAGTCTCAAGGCTATGTCGCCGACCGCTCGCTTGCGACCGTGCTGTTCCTCGCCTTGCGCATGAAGCGGCCGCTGCTGCTGGAGGGCGAGGCCGGCACTGGCAAGACCGAGATCGCCAAGACGCTTTCGGTGGCGCTCGGGCGCAAGCTGATCCGGCTGCAATGCTATGAGGGGCTCGATCTGGCGTCTGCCGTCTACGAATGGAACTATGCCGGGCAGATGATGGCGATCCGGTTGGCGGAGGCCGGCGGCACAAGTGGTGACCGCGAGCGTTTGGAAAGCGACGTCTTCTCGGAGAGATACCTCGTCAAACGGCCGCTGCTGCAGGCACTGGAGCCGCAGGAGGGCGGGCCGCCCATCCTGCTGATCGACGAACTCGACCGTACGGACGAGGCCTTCGAGGCCTTCCTGCTCGAGGTTCTGGCGGATTCGCAGGTGACGATCCCGGAGCTGGGCACGATAAAGGCGGCCGAGCCCCCGATCGTGATCCTGACCTCGAACCGGACGCGGGAGATCCACGACGCGCTGAAGCGGCGCTGCCTGTATCACTGGGTCGGTTATCCCGATGCGGCACGGGAACTCGCCATCCTGAAGGCGCGCGCGCCGCAGGCGCCGGCCAAACTGGCGAAGCAGGTCGTGGCTTTCGTGCAGGCGATCCGCAAGGAGGAGCTGTTCAAGGCGCCCGGCGTCGCCGAAACGCTCGACTGGGCGAGCGCTTTGGTGGAACTCGACGCAGTCGCCCTCGATCCGGCGCTGGTTTCGGATACGCTGGGCGCGCTGCTGAAATACCAGGACGACATCCAGGCGATGCAGGGCTCGAAGGTGCGCGAGTTGCTGGATCAGGTGAAGGCCGAGGCGGGGCGTTGA
- a CDS encoding FAD binding domain-containing protein produces the protein MYAFTFHRPATARQAAGLLAKKEDAKLLAGGHTLLPTMKQRLAAPSALIDLGACADLKGIARKGRTIVIGAMATHAEVAESTLVQEAIPGLAYLASHIGDPHVRHRGTIGGSVANNDPAADYPAACLALGATIITNRRKLFADDFFTGLYETALDEGEIITRIAFPLASRAGYAKFRNPASRYALVGVFVAKRGADIRVAVTGAGASGVFRWPEGEAALRVRFAPKSLDGVKASAQNINADMHADAEYRAHLIGVMAKQAVAQAVGR, from the coding sequence ATGTACGCCTTCACCTTTCACCGCCCCGCCACGGCCCGGCAGGCCGCAGGTCTCCTTGCCAAGAAGGAGGACGCCAAGCTGCTGGCCGGCGGGCACACGCTTTTGCCGACGATGAAGCAGCGGCTCGCGGCGCCCAGCGCGCTGATCGATCTCGGCGCCTGCGCGGATCTCAAGGGCATCGCCCGCAAGGGCCGCACCATCGTCATCGGCGCGATGGCGACCCATGCCGAGGTCGCTGAATCGACGCTCGTGCAGGAGGCCATTCCGGGCCTGGCCTATCTCGCCTCGCATATCGGCGATCCGCATGTGCGCCATCGCGGCACCATCGGGGGCTCGGTGGCCAACAACGATCCGGCGGCCGATTACCCTGCCGCCTGCCTCGCGCTCGGCGCAACGATCATCACCAACAGGCGCAAGCTCTTCGCCGACGACTTCTTCACCGGTCTCTACGAGACGGCGCTGGACGAAGGCGAGATCATCACCAGGATCGCGTTCCCGCTCGCCTCCAGGGCCGGCTATGCGAAATTTCGGAATCCCGCCTCGCGCTATGCGCTGGTCGGGGTCTTCGTCGCCAAGCGCGGCGCCGATATCCGGGTCGCGGTGACCGGCGCCGGAGCGAGCGGCGTGTTCCGCTGGCCCGAAGGCGAAGCAGCGCTGAGGGTCCGCTTCGCGCCGAAATCGCTCGATGGCGTCAAGGCCTCGGCCCAGAACATCAATGCCGACATGCACGCCGACGCAGAATACCGCGCCCATCTGATCGGCGTGATGGCGAAGCAGGCGGTGGCGCAGGCGGTGGGGCGGTAG
- a CDS encoding xanthine dehydrogenase family protein molybdopterin-binding subunit, giving the protein MSATGIGASVRRKEDHRYITGQGRYTDDINRPGQAYAYFLRSPHAHATIKSIDTAAAAAMPGVLGIFTGDDLTADKVGGLICGWMIHNKDGSPMRAGAHPALAQGKVRYVGDHVCVIVAETLAQARDASEAIVVNYGVLPAVVDTASAAGAKTVVHAEAPDNTVFNWHLGNKDETEKAFAVAKHVTKLDIVNNRLVPNAMEPRAAVGDYDQGEGQFTLYTTSQNPHVARLVLSAFIGIAPENKLRVIAPDVGGGFGSKIFIYAEETVCVWAAKKVGRPVKWNADRTEAFLSDAHGRDHVTHAELATDADGKITALRVKTTANLGAYLSTFSSSVPTYLYAPLLSGSYDIPAIYAEVDAVYTNTAPVDAYRGAGRPEATFVVERLVEVAARELGKDPAKFRMQNYIRKFPHQTPVIMMYDAGNYGAALKKALEIIDYKGIGKRKRDSARNGKLRGIGFSSYIEACGIAPSAAVGSLGAGVGLWESAEVRVNPVGTVEVLTGSHSHGQGHETTFAQLVSDRLGIPIDNVSIIHGDTDKVQMGMGTYGSRSGAVGMSAIFKAVDKVIAKGKKVAAYVLEADEADIDFTEGHFRVKGTDRTLDFGSCALQAYVAHKFNGQDLEPGLKEGAFYDPTNFTFPAGVHICELEIDPETGITTIERWAAVDDFGNVINPMIVEGQVHGGIAQGVGQALLEGARYDAEGQLLTASFMDYAMPRADDLPSFQVGMTVTPCPSNPLGIKGCGEAGAIASPPAVINAITDALGHEDIAMPATPQAVWRAAQKSIKRMAAE; this is encoded by the coding sequence ATGTCCGCAACCGGAATCGGCGCCTCGGTCCGTCGCAAGGAAGATCATCGCTACATCACCGGGCAGGGCCGCTATACCGACGATATCAACCGGCCCGGCCAGGCTTATGCCTATTTCCTGCGGTCGCCTCATGCTCACGCCACCATCAAGTCGATCGATACGGCGGCTGCCGCAGCCATGCCCGGCGTGCTGGGCATCTTCACCGGCGACGATCTCACGGCCGACAAGGTCGGCGGGCTGATCTGCGGCTGGATGATCCACAACAAGGATGGCTCGCCGATGCGGGCGGGCGCCCATCCGGCGCTGGCGCAAGGCAAGGTGCGCTATGTCGGCGACCATGTCTGCGTGATCGTGGCCGAGACGCTGGCGCAGGCACGTGACGCCTCGGAGGCGATCGTCGTCAATTACGGCGTGCTTCCTGCTGTCGTCGACACCGCCAGTGCGGCGGGCGCCAAGACGGTCGTCCATGCCGAGGCGCCCGACAACACCGTGTTCAACTGGCATCTCGGCAACAAGGACGAGACCGAGAAGGCCTTCGCGGTGGCAAAGCACGTCACGAAGCTCGACATCGTCAACAACCGGCTGGTGCCGAATGCGATGGAGCCGCGCGCGGCCGTCGGCGACTACGACCAGGGCGAGGGGCAGTTCACGCTCTACACCACAAGCCAGAACCCGCATGTCGCGCGCCTCGTGCTCTCGGCCTTCATCGGGATCGCGCCGGAGAACAAGCTGCGCGTGATCGCGCCCGATGTCGGCGGTGGCTTCGGCTCGAAGATTTTCATCTATGCCGAGGAAACGGTCTGCGTCTGGGCGGCCAAAAAAGTCGGCCGGCCGGTGAAGTGGAATGCCGACCGGACCGAGGCCTTCCTCTCCGATGCGCATGGACGGGACCACGTCACCCATGCCGAACTCGCGACCGATGCGGACGGCAAGATCACGGCGCTGCGCGTCAAGACCACGGCCAATCTCGGCGCCTATCTGTCGACCTTCTCTTCGTCGGTGCCGACCTATCTCTACGCGCCGCTGCTCTCGGGCTCCTACGACATTCCGGCGATCTATGCCGAGGTCGACGCGGTCTACACCAACACTGCGCCGGTCGATGCCTATCGCGGCGCGGGACGGCCGGAGGCGACCTTCGTGGTCGAGCGGCTGGTCGAGGTCGCGGCGCGTGAACTCGGCAAAGACCCAGCCAAGTTCCGGATGCAGAACTACATCAGGAAATTCCCGCACCAGACGCCGGTGATCATGATGTACGACGCCGGCAATTACGGCGCTGCGCTGAAGAAGGCGCTGGAGATCATCGACTACAAGGGCATCGGCAAGCGCAAGCGCGACTCCGCCCGCAACGGCAAGCTGCGCGGCATCGGCTTCTCCTCCTATATCGAGGCTTGCGGCATCGCGCCCTCGGCAGCGGTCGGGTCGCTCGGCGCCGGCGTCGGCTTGTGGGAATCGGCGGAGGTGCGCGTCAATCCTGTCGGGACGGTCGAGGTGCTGACCGGCTCGCACAGCCACGGCCAGGGCCATGAGACGACCTTCGCCCAGCTCGTCTCCGACCGGCTCGGCATCCCGATCGACAATGTCTCGATCATCCATGGCGACACCGACAAGGTGCAGATGGGCATGGGCACATACGGCTCGCGCTCGGGCGCCGTCGGTATGTCGGCGATCTTCAAGGCTGTCGACAAGGTCATCGCCAAAGGCAAGAAGGTCGCGGCCTATGTGCTGGAGGCCGACGAGGCCGACATCGATTTCACTGAGGGTCACTTCAGGGTGAAGGGCACCGACAGGACGCTCGATTTCGGGTCGTGTGCGCTTCAGGCCTATGTCGCCCACAAGTTCAACGGGCAGGATCTGGAGCCGGGGCTGAAGGAGGGCGCCTTCTATGACCCGACCAACTTCACCTTCCCGGCCGGCGTCCATATCTGCGAACTCGAGATCGATCCCGAGACCGGCATCACGACAATCGAGCGCTGGGCGGCGGTCGATGATTTCGGCAACGTCATCAACCCGATGATCGTCGAGGGGCAGGTGCATGGCGGCATCGCCCAGGGCGTCGGCCAGGCGCTGCTCGAAGGGGCACGCTATGACGCCGAAGGACAGCTGCTGACGGCGAGCTTCATGGATTACGCCATGCCCCGCGCCGACGATCTTCCGTCCTTTCAGGTGGGCATGACGGTGACGCCATGTCCGTCCAACCCGCTCGGCATCAAGGGCTGCGGCGAGGCGGGCGCGATCGCGTCGCCGCCGGCCGTGATCAACGCCATCACCGACGCGCTCGGCCATGAGGATATCGCCATGCCGGCGACGCCGCAGGCCGTGTGGCGCGCGGCGCAGAAGAGCATCAAGAGAATGGCTGCCGAGTAG
- a CDS encoding (2Fe-2S)-binding protein, giving the protein MALVSMTVNGKAVTGTIDPRTLLVQFLRENLRLTGTHVGCDTSQCGACVVHVDGKAVKACTILAVSLEGASVMTIEGLAVNGTLHPMQEAFREHHGLQCGFCTPGMIMSSVDIVNRRGSVLDEKTIREDLDGNICRCTGYHNIIKAVAAGAEAMGGQAMDKKEPPRQAAE; this is encoded by the coding sequence ATGGCCCTAGTTTCCATGACGGTGAACGGCAAAGCCGTCACCGGCACGATCGACCCCCGGACATTGCTGGTTCAATTCCTGCGCGAGAACCTTCGCCTGACGGGAACGCATGTCGGTTGCGACACCAGCCAGTGCGGCGCCTGCGTGGTGCATGTCGACGGCAAGGCGGTGAAGGCCTGCACGATTCTGGCGGTCTCGCTCGAGGGTGCCTCGGTGATGACGATCGAGGGGCTGGCCGTGAACGGCACGCTACACCCGATGCAGGAGGCCTTTCGCGAGCATCACGGCCTGCAATGCGGCTTCTGCACCCCCGGCATGATTATGTCCTCCGTCGATATCGTGAACCGGCGCGGCAGCGTGCTGGACGAAAAGACGATCCGCGAGGACCTCGACGGCAACATCTGCCGCTGCACGGGCTACCACAACATCATCAAGGCCGTCGCCGCCGGAGCCGAGGCGATGGGCGGGCAGGCGATGGACAAGAAGGAACCGCCTCGCCAGGCGGCTGAGTGA
- a CDS encoding methyl-accepting chemotaxis protein, whose amino-acid sequence MLSIDDQIQRRLRTIGYGDAQRARLQYHLAIVDRVIDRIIAEDFERAFTIHPILRDSVEPVADTLYPLEASHFRLLFEGAFDSRYSESIDRLCRLERSAKVGPRPRVSIALTLIKEILLGSRKAAILSPKQLRRDLYIIERLLTYDINTAITLDRDIAAEEAGRRETALDEAAVSLRARIGTLDATISSAVEQFVATSAETAEATAFIKEQVGGVARASVLVREKALQTAAATEQMSANIAEIGQRAHQSLAIANRAVDDAQAMNLAIARLRDVTGSIGTVVGLIADIAAQTNLLALNATIEAARAGEAGRGFAVVAAEVKSLATQTASATQDIASQIAELAASAQACSAHAASIGGTIGEIRLDSQAISDAVFQQGSVTATIARDASDVADSSDEAISRADAVNGSLVTTAKALERANLAASDIALQVGAAEATVGEALATLRRAS is encoded by the coding sequence GTGCTGTCGATCGATGACCAGATCCAACGCCGCTTGCGCACGATCGGCTATGGCGATGCGCAGCGCGCAAGGCTGCAATATCATCTCGCGATCGTCGATCGGGTGATCGATCGGATCATTGCCGAGGATTTCGAGCGAGCCTTCACGATCCATCCGATATTGCGCGACAGCGTCGAGCCTGTGGCCGACACGCTCTATCCGCTCGAAGCCAGCCACTTCAGGCTGCTTTTCGAAGGCGCCTTCGACAGCCGCTACAGCGAGTCGATCGACCGCCTGTGCCGTTTGGAGCGCAGCGCCAAGGTCGGCCCGCGTCCGCGGGTTTCCATCGCCCTGACCCTGATCAAGGAAATTCTGCTCGGGAGCCGCAAGGCCGCGATCCTGTCGCCGAAGCAGCTGAGACGCGACCTCTACATCATCGAACGTCTTCTCACCTACGACATCAACACGGCGATCACCCTCGATCGGGACATCGCAGCGGAAGAGGCCGGGCGCCGCGAGACGGCGCTCGACGAGGCCGCGGTGAGCCTGCGGGCACGGATCGGCACGCTCGACGCCACAATCAGCAGCGCAGTCGAACAGTTCGTCGCGACCTCGGCGGAAACCGCCGAGGCGACCGCCTTCATCAAGGAACAGGTCGGCGGAGTGGCGCGCGCTTCGGTGCTCGTCCGCGAAAAGGCGCTGCAGACAGCCGCCGCGACCGAGCAAATGTCGGCCAACATCGCCGAAATCGGCCAGCGGGCCCATCAGAGTCTGGCCATCGCGAACCGTGCAGTCGATGATGCGCAGGCGATGAACCTGGCTATCGCCCGGCTGCGCGACGTCACCGGGAGCATCGGCACGGTCGTCGGCCTGATCGCCGATATTGCCGCGCAGACCAATCTTCTGGCGCTGAACGCGACGATCGAGGCGGCCCGCGCCGGCGAGGCCGGTCGCGGGTTCGCGGTGGTGGCGGCCGAGGTCAAATCGCTGGCGACTCAGACGGCGAGCGCGACCCAGGACATCGCCAGCCAGATCGCCGAGCTCGCTGCCAGCGCTCAGGCCTGCAGCGCCCATGCGGCTTCGATCGGCGGGACGATCGGCGAGATCAGGCTGGATTCGCAGGCGATCTCGGACGCCGTCTTCCAGCAGGGTTCGGTCACGGCGACGATCGCCCGCGACGCGTCGGACGTGGCAGACAGCTCCGACGAGGCGATTTCGCGCGCCGACGCCGTCAATGGCAGCCTGGTCACGACGGCAAAGGCGTTGGAGCGCGCCAACCTTGCCGCCTCCGACATCGCGCTTCAGGTCGGAGCCGCGGAAGCCACCGTCGGCGAGGCGCTGGCGACGCTTCGCCGCGCATCCTGA
- a CDS encoding SRPBCC family protein, translated as MAMTMNGEVTLPASKEVVWAKLNDAEVLKACIPGCEQLNKDDDTHFSAVVKIKLGPVKATFKGKVELVDLDPPNGYRIQGEGEGGIAGFAKGGAKVGLTEVDGGQTVLRYDVEAQVGGKLMQLGARLIDSVSKKLADEFFANFAKAVSEG; from the coding sequence ATGGCGATGACGATGAATGGCGAGGTCACCTTGCCGGCCTCCAAGGAGGTGGTCTGGGCCAAGCTAAACGATGCCGAGGTGCTGAAGGCCTGCATTCCCGGTTGCGAACAGCTCAACAAGGACGACGACACGCATTTCTCGGCCGTGGTGAAGATCAAGCTCGGGCCGGTGAAAGCGACGTTCAAGGGCAAGGTCGAACTCGTCGATCTCGATCCGCCCAATGGCTACCGGATCCAGGGCGAGGGCGAGGGCGGAATCGCCGGTTTCGCCAAGGGTGGTGCGAAGGTGGGGCTGACCGAGGTGGACGGCGGACAGACCGTGCTGCGCTACGATGTCGAGGCGCAGGTCGGCGGCAAGCTGATGCAGCTCGGCGCAAGGCTGATCGATTCGGTGTCGAAGAAGCTGGCCGACGAATTTTTCGCCAATTTCGCCAAGGCGGTCAGCGAAGGCTGA